One Synechococcus sp. MU1617 genomic region harbors:
- a CDS encoding alpha-D-glucose phosphate-specific phosphoglucomutase, giving the protein MTTSAPAEPTQRQVPLATPFTDQKPGTSGLRKSSRQFEEPHYLESFIEASLRTLPGVQGGTLVLGGDGRYGNRRAIDVILRMGAAHGLSKVIVTTGGILSTPAASNLIRQRQAIGGIILSASHNPGGPNGDFGVKVNGANGGPTPASFTDAVFECTKTLEHYTIVDAAAIPQDAPGLHSIGAMQVEVIDGVDDFVALMQELFNFEQIRELIRSDFPLAFDAMHAVTGTYATRLFEGLLGAPTGSVRNGTPLEDFGNGHPDPNLTYAHELAELLLESDDYRFGAACDGDGDRNMILGQRCFVNPSDSLAVLTANATSAPAYANGLAGVARSMPTSAAVDMVAKELGIDCFETPTGWKFFGNLLDAGKITLCGEESFGTGSNHVREKDGLWAVLFWLQILAVRRCSVAEIMDEHWKRFGRHYYSRHDYEAVASDAAHGLYDRLEAMLPSLVGQAFAGRVISTADNFSYTDPVDGSVTKGQGLRILLDDGSRVVVRLSGTGTKGATIRVYLESYVPNTGDLNQDPQGALAEMISAINDLAEIKQRTGMDQPTVIT; this is encoded by the coding sequence ATGACCACCTCGGCCCCTGCGGAACCGACCCAACGCCAGGTGCCCCTGGCCACCCCTTTCACCGACCAGAAGCCAGGGACCTCCGGCCTACGCAAGAGCAGTCGCCAGTTCGAGGAGCCCCATTACCTCGAGAGCTTCATCGAAGCGTCGCTTCGCACGCTGCCGGGCGTGCAAGGCGGAACCCTGGTGCTGGGAGGCGACGGCCGTTACGGCAACCGCCGCGCCATCGATGTGATCCTGCGGATGGGTGCGGCCCATGGCCTCAGCAAGGTGATCGTCACCACCGGAGGCATCCTCTCCACGCCTGCCGCGTCCAACCTGATCCGGCAGCGCCAGGCCATCGGCGGCATCATCCTTTCCGCCAGCCACAACCCCGGCGGACCGAACGGCGACTTCGGCGTCAAGGTCAACGGCGCCAACGGTGGCCCCACCCCCGCCTCCTTCACCGATGCGGTGTTCGAGTGCACCAAGACCCTTGAGCACTACACGATTGTTGATGCGGCAGCGATCCCGCAGGATGCCCCTGGTCTGCACAGCATCGGCGCGATGCAAGTTGAGGTGATCGACGGCGTCGACGATTTCGTTGCTCTGATGCAGGAGCTGTTCAACTTCGAGCAGATCCGCGAACTGATTCGCAGCGACTTCCCGCTGGCTTTCGACGCCATGCATGCCGTCACCGGCACCTACGCCACCCGCTTGTTCGAAGGGCTGCTGGGTGCACCGACGGGGAGCGTGCGCAACGGCACACCCCTGGAAGACTTCGGTAACGGTCACCCCGACCCCAACCTCACCTACGCCCACGAGCTGGCCGAGCTGCTGCTCGAAAGTGACGACTACCGCTTCGGCGCCGCCTGCGACGGCGATGGCGATCGAAACATGATCCTCGGCCAGCGCTGCTTCGTGAATCCCAGCGATAGCCTCGCTGTGCTCACGGCCAACGCCACATCAGCTCCGGCCTATGCCAACGGCTTGGCGGGTGTGGCCCGCTCGATGCCCACCAGCGCTGCGGTGGATATGGTGGCCAAGGAACTGGGGATTGACTGCTTCGAAACGCCCACGGGCTGGAAATTCTTCGGCAACTTGCTGGACGCCGGCAAGATCACCCTCTGCGGGGAAGAGAGCTTCGGCACCGGCAGCAACCACGTGCGTGAAAAAGACGGTCTCTGGGCTGTGCTGTTCTGGCTGCAGATCCTGGCGGTGCGGCGCTGCAGCGTCGCTGAGATCATGGATGAGCACTGGAAGCGCTTCGGACGCCACTACTACTCTCGGCACGACTACGAGGCCGTCGCCAGCGACGCCGCTCATGGGCTCTACGACCGCCTGGAGGCCATGTTGCCGAGCCTGGTGGGTCAAGCCTTTGCCGGACGCGTCATCAGCACAGCCGACAACTTCAGCTACACCGACCCGGTTGATGGGTCCGTAACCAAGGGCCAAGGCCTGCGAATCCTGTTGGACGATGGCAGCCGGGTGGTGGTGCGTCTCTCCGGCACAGGCACCAAAGGCGCAACGATTCGCGTCTACCTGGAGAGCTATGTGCCCAACACTGGCGACCTCAACCAGGATCCCCAGGGCGCCCTGGCCGAGATGATCAGCGCCATTAACGACCTTGCTGAGATCAAGCAACGCACGGGCATGGATCAACCCACCGTGATCACCTGA